The sequence GACATATCCAGTTTGGCGTATGATCAAAATACGAATTCATTTCTTTGATCAAAAGTTGAAAGGTTATTCTTTGAACATCTATTACCTTTTTTTCGAAGGTGTTGTGGTTACAGCTTCTTCCTCTACTGAACAGCGCCCAATGAAACATCCAGTGTGGCATCAGTGGGACACCTAGTGGACAAAACCTGAAGCCGCTAATGCATTTCTCGAAAAACGTCATTTCGCTGCTAGTTGCTATTCAAAATTCGTATTTACATTTCGAATATAAATGACCCATTATCATATTAGCCAGTAACAAAACCTTCcgttttatgtattttgaatAGCTGTTGTTTATCTGGTTTGATACGAATGAGTCGTTTTCATTTCCCCCCCTTTTGATTCACTTTCATTTTACCTACTTTTCTAGTTTTGGCCCATTCCAGATTTGGTATCTAATACCAAATAACTGTTAAGCGCTGCCTTAAATTAATACCCACCCAATCCCTGTACGTCACTCAGGATGACCAACAGaacagttaaaaaagaaaaagaaaaaaagtcatgcaGTATTTCGTGGTAAATATGATTTGAAATTCTGTATCTCAACGTACACACAGTGATTAAACCTTTTTAGCTATCTAGAGGAAGAAAAGAGTAGCTTCATGATTCAACATAAATGACATCAAGCTAATTGAGCATTTAAATGCTTGAGGCCCTTACAAACTCATGGACCCTTCATCGGCATGTCAAAGAATTCAATTAACTAGTAATTATTTTCTCCATCTTCCAAATATAGTGCATAAAAAATCTCCACATTCCATCTTGCACACACAAGCAGTGTAGCGGTGCAGCGTCTGAGGGCCCCAGTTCCGTCTTCCCTTAACCTGCACAGGTTGAAGTTGTGGAAGTGAAAGTGCAGCAATTTCTTGTGCAAGTGTGCATCATTGGCGGCGCTTCAGCCACATCCTGTGCACGTGGCGTTTGCTTTTCAGATGTGGGCTTGTGTGCCTACAAGCAGCCCTGCGCTCACTTTTTCTCACGCCTGATGCTTTCGATAGCGTTTTTCCGTGCTTGTGTTCTTGTCATGTTTTTCTTAGCCTTACAAACTGAGCCCCCGTCTTCATTTTGACATCTGGATGGGGCAGCGTGATGTGAACCTCCAGTGTGGGTAACATCCAAACATGAACCTCTGCTTTAGGCTGGTGGAAAACTGGAGCTTAAAATCCAAATTTTGGTTCTGTAGAAAACATATTTGACAGCAAAGTGAAGAATGAAAAGCtaaaagggtgaaaaaaaaaaaaacattcaggttGGCTTTCAAATAGATCGTATGGAGATGGCCTTTCAAAACTAGTCTTTATTTGGTTGAAATTTCCTGCTCACCAGCAATAAATTGTAAACCAGTGTTTGGACAAAGTAGCAGCAATAAAGTATGTCACTttgcataaaaaatatttaacagcaaATGACTAACATAAACAGTGCAACATATGTATGAACTCAACACGACTAATGTTTCTTGgtcttttcctttttcttcttttcctggTATTCCACAATCTTTTTGTGAAATATTCCTgcaaggggaaaaacaaaaacttaaatgaaaacaaaacagtttttcaCAACCAGGAAATGTACATTGAAGGGATTAGAACGTTACCCCCCTAAGCCTCTTGTGTCCTTTTGTCAAATCGAATTGAACGTGAATTGGAGAGCGAGCCTCACCCTGCTGCGGTCCAGTCTGCTGTTGCTCCACCTCCTGAATGAACAGATCGAACATCTGCGTCTGGATGAACTTTTTGACAAAATGTCGCGTGGTCTTCGACTCGATGGCTTTGTAGAAGCTTCTTTTCTCAAACACCCTCTGTCCTCTCGCCGGACTGCATTTCACGTAGGACATGTAATGGCCGACGGTTTTCACGAAGAACAGCAGGAAGGCCTCCGACACCACGCGGTTCAGATCTTCTGTCGCTGAAAGAGACGTCACAAACGTGATGATGAGTTATGTATTTAACACTTGCGAAACACTGCAGTCGACCTACACGAGTCTTCCCTCCTGCGACCGAGTGCCTCTCGGATTTCAAGTTGCAGTTTGGGAGGAAGAATAGAGTGCTCGTCACCGATCTGCAACAAGGTCATTGCAgagattttcattttattatttgaaaGACTGAAAtatcttaaagaaaaaaaaaattgtagcttACAGAAACAATGaaggttttctttttgttctcgGATAAATCCACTATCAGTAgctgtgaaaaaaagaaaagtgcagAGAAATGTGACTGTCGTGTCATTACACTGATGccatttaaacaacaacaaaaaaacagcattgcTTTTGAATCGGTTGAAGAAACTTCAAATATTATCTCCAACTCACATCACTTTGGTCGGTGACGAGGTCAAGCAGGCGTTTCTGTACTCCCAGCAGGTATGGGGTTGGTGCCATCACAACATCGATTAGGATCTCTGGAACTATGGAGATAAAGGTGTGCTGCCAGGTAAAAGGATAAAGAAGGGCTGCTACAGCGTGAATGACCTGCGATAGCGTGctggcaagacaaaaaaaaaaaaaaaaagacgacagaGAAAAATGTTACCAACCCACAATGTTATAAGAGTTGATGTCATGCCCATTTATAATCTCCCTTTCAGTGATACAAACACCAAATGTATCATCTTTAATTTCTTATATGGATAGTTTCAATATGGAGAAAATAAACGAGGTTAAGCACGTGCTAATTTAAATtctaactttgaaaaaaaagtcttgttcGTGTTTGTACAACCTTGAAAATATCGACCTCTCAAATGTGTATACTGGTTGCAAGTGTTGACAGTTCAGACAGCACATTTTACGAGTGGCCTTCATGAATGTTGGGGCCTGTTCCTTATGTTTCCCTACTGGGGGGTTTCACACAAACAACTAGCAAAACTCGTTCATCTGGTTTCTTTGTGTTACTCCAACGCAACAAAGCGGGCTAACTATTAtgatacaacccctagcaacaAGTATGGAATcagcagtcttggacgagcactcgctcagacgttttattctgtagatcaaactcagatcaaaagcatgaaacagtcggaaggtcattccaaagtgcaacatcttggctttcagaaacacgacaagaaaagaagaaaaaaacattgtgctggtcagtaaatgttacttttactaattgcagggaaataaatatggaatcactccattctgagcagaaaataacgacacacccagtcaatttcctctccttaattgggcacctggctcaaatgacatctgctcgttagtcagcagttaaaaagagtgcagttatcacaccttggagggctgctggaccaagtggattgggcAAGAaacatggctccaacaagggagatgtctcttgagaccaaagacgtGATTATCAAATTTCTCGAAGAAGGTAACTCTACatgtatggttgccaaagatgtccGCTTTATCCAAGATCTGGACCGAGTACAAACAACATGGGAAGTCGAgtgtactggtagaccaaggaagacatctaaaaaactaaaggccatatgtcttgaaaacagaaaatgacaaatgaagaagaaatgggaggaagctggagtcaatgtattGCTTGAAGGAAATGGAATTTCCATCCAGGAAAGCTcaaaggaaaccatcattgacacttatacaaaaaagaacaagactgcaatgggctaaggagCGGCAATCAATCAacaatcatggactgtggatgactggatgaaggttatcttcagtgatgagtcaccaATCCGCATTGGACAGAAAACATCCAAgttcccacagtccttgatgatttggggctgcatgtcaggcaaaggcactggggttacatcttcaataaatgcacaagtttacattgacattttggacagcgttcttatcccttcaattgaaaacatgtttggggatgatgaaatcattttccaagatgccacagagcaaaaaactgtgaaagcatttCATGGAGAAAGacgagtttgatctacagaataaaacgtttgAGTGAGTGCTCGCCCAAGACTGCTGATTCCATACTTGTTGCTCGGGCTCGTTTACATCAGGCAGTTTGGTTCAAATACAAAATGTAGCTAATATGATTGAGTCGTTTGATGAATGACATCCTGTATCAGTAttgaaatcacattttagaacaTAAAGTGCTTAACAAATGTATTCACATATTGGAGGCCATCCAGCATCACTCAAACGGTTTCATTTTTCGCATGCTCTCCCACGTCTgccattttcaacaggaatgagGAATTTTATGTAGAATTCACCGTTTTGTTGACAAATATAAACTACATTTCTACAGACTTCTCTGAAAAGTCAGAAATTAAGCATAACATTGAAGCACATTTTGTCGTGATGAATGCCAGTAAATAACTGATTTGACACCTGGACTATtattttcattagaaaaaaatctaaacataaATACCAAATGAAAAGATAATATTGTTAGACTACAAATATTTGGGTGAAGCGCTGCTTCACACCGATGTAGTGACCACGACAGAAGCACATCATTATTTAGGTTTTCTCATTTCCTTTAACGTAGGGCAGATTTGATCAAgtgtgaaaatgacatttttatacaGAAGACATACATTTGAATTCCATGAAATAGGGgttacagttttatttttttttattaatgtattgACAGATCAAATTTAAAGAAACCCttcatttttttgcaacttGTAGTAAATGGTATTGGTTTGTTTGAGCAATACAGAAATAGGATGTTATCCTGCttataaacatatttgcaaaactAGCATAATGAAGGATGAGCTGGGATAAGCGCTAGTTGACCCACGATATTTGATATTTGTGATATTTGAGTTTGTGTTACAGAAATATACAGTAAGGGGTGTTGAGTTGTCGACAGGGCGAGTGCGCGTTACCCCAACTCGTCAGCAATGAAGACGATCCGTCGCTCAAGAACTGCGGCCGCAAACACCAGCAGCACCTCCTCATCTGTGAGGCAGCTGAACAGCACCTCGAAGTTGACGTGTTCCAGCCAGGAGTCCAGCGGCCGCGTCAGTCTGATAATCTGCCAACAACGACAGTCGCAAGCGTCACTCATAGCAGCCGGCGTTTCAATCACTTGCACCAATCACGTCACGTGTGCTTTCTCATGACCGGCTTTCTTCTCATCCTGTTATCGACAAGACATACAAGATGCATACTTGGCTTTTTGAAGATCTTCTTCCGCCACTAGGTGCTGACTGCACAACTGCAGTGCGCGAGAGCCGTTGAAACATTGTACGTGGCCTCATGCTCGGAGGTGTAAGTTGAGCAATGTAGGGCAGGTTGAGACACAAACTCCAAACAAACACACCCACCTTGAAGGAGATGAGTACTCGCAACTTGGCAAGTCATTACAGCAGCTTGGCCTCTGCGTTCTTGTGAGACATTCGTGCACACAGTTTGGAGACCACAAGTCATTTTGCGACACCCGTTTTTGTGAGCCTACCTTAAGGTGTAGTTGCAGCTACAGAATATAcactggatataaaaagtccacacacccctgttcacatTTTAGGCTTCAACAGAGAGTTGAAAACACGCTTTTTGTGCGGGTAAGTGCAAAGGTAACGACATTTTGCAATGGTGTCCGAATGTCCGGGGAGCGAACATGTCGGGCGCTCAAAATCacccacaatgcactctgaAAAGTAGTGAACATCGATGTTCACTCAATCGGGCTGATAtagaccacaatgcattgcaAGTATGAAaaaaactagggctgtcaaagttaaagccttaatagatgaattaatcacagaaaaatgtcgcattaatcacgtattaacgcatattttTTTGAccacacttgagccttgaacgcaaGCGCGGTTGGTTACGttgaaggctgcacaggtcagtgatgaggtcaatgcacggcatttcctacgcctgttgttccaaaatgagcggggtgactccggTTGGTGTGCTCGCTGGTAaatttccctttaaaaaaacaccccgacgggactttggATAAAACTAAAGTAGTTTGcatttaatgaattaataactgctgaattgcacccaattgatatgatgctgttacgttttgagcaatacacgcatgcatgcaattgtgtacatgcatttaatttattcatgtttggaaatgacattcagataataaaacgagttaatgtcaaaatattacagttttttatattcattttatattacgcgaatacgcaagtaatttagctgattaatcgtgattaatcaaaattaaaaagtgtgattaatcagattaaaaattgtaatcgtttgacagcacaaaaaaaaaaaaaaacaaatcaaaggaATTTCTGGCAGCCTACTAAAATAGCAGAACTCTTTTTGGGGTTAATCAGTGGCACTTTAACCGACTTCTTTTTAATACAACTTTAAATCTGATTGGTGAATTCAGAACACTGGCACATCACCAGTTATAAGaggatgtgcacacttgtgcaaccacattatttcagtCGTTTAATTTTACTTCCCCTCTTGCAAAGATTTCATTTGCTTCATTTGAGTTGGACAGGTTACATTATtggtctgtattttttttttttatgcttttttaacaggggtgtgtagactttttgtattcactgcattaaaaaaaaattgatattaaATACTACAGGCATCCTTTCATAATCACACTTCATCCAAGCGGAGGCCTGGCATCGCTCTGACCTCAGTGCCCGACTCAGGAATGAAGCTTTTAATCTCCACGGTGTTTCCTGGAGCTGGGAATGGAGCCTCCCGCAATTTCTGCATGAACGGGTAAATCATGGCCATGGAGATCTGCCGCCTCTTCTCAACCTCATCAAAAATCtgctcacaaagaaaaaaaaaaaaaagacaatgtaccAATAGATTTTAGAAGAGACAGATACTGTACTGGGTTTGACACTGGCTCAAGGCAAACTAATACACCAGTTAAGTATTAAGTCGTGATACGAGATATTAGGTGTGCCACTTACAACAGAAAATGGAGATATTTTTGGGATGCAATTCAAAAGATGTTCTTTTGAAAAACCTTCATTTGAATCACCTTGGAAAAGAGGCCGAAACAAGCCAAGCTGCTGATGATGCAGTACGCCTCAGGCGGACGAGCCCCCTTCCCACCAGGCTGCAGGTTGGACAGGCAAGCGGTTAGTTCACGTTACGTCCGTTTCCAGTTCACGCGGTCGACATGCTAACCAGCAGACGGCGGCAGTATCCATTTCTTCGGCTGCCGTCGATCTCGGTTAACACAAAGGAGAAGGTCTCACTGGAAACAAACACATCAGGAATGTCACGATGGAGAGAAATGTTCCCAAACTGATGCGTTTTCAGTTGTACCTGTGATATTCTGTCAAAGGGGCCCATTTGATACCCTCTGGGAAGCAGAAGAGCGTGATGGCCTTTAGTGTtcgctcctcttcctccttttgAAATTTCGCCATTCCGTCTCTCTGAATGGATGCACACGCGtcaaagcacacaagaacataagcacacattcacacacaatttagTTAACGTGGCCATCTTGCAGTAGAGACATGGCATTtatggtgtttattttttttatttattttttattttttttatccgatacacattttttatgtaACAGAAATGAGTCTTGATTGGGTGATGGTGTTATTATGATAAAAGCTATGAAATGTGCTGGTGGACATGTGACAACCATATGAGGTGATCTGGAAAAATGGTCAATTTTATTGATCTACAGTACAATGTAAGATAGGGATGTGCAttgtgtgcaattaatcaaaattcaattacaattgttATACTAATTaccaaatcagcataatcgtaaacaaaagagattaatactaatttttgagttgtttaaatgtattcatttgcacctttttgaattttttaaataattaatacatttcgtttcatccaaaaggaacttgcataattatagtgttttaaagaattttgtcttaatattttttgttttatacgtttaaacatattttgttttttaccaaaaaaataaatgttggtcCTACTACACAGtgtacatgctgcactccaacttcaagtttttgcaaatatgaataaacaaataaataaataaataaataaatattattattattattataaatatatattgttataaattctgtttgacccaaaaggaacttacctaatttgtgtttttatttatttatttatttattttaattaggcttaatatttttataaatgcgtaatgttttgtaccaaaaaataaataatcctgatttcaattattgccaaaataattccgATTATTACTtttccccataatcgagcagtccTAATGTAAGTCAACAAAAATTAGATTTAAGTGTCatacattacatttatttataataaatcacAAGGGTTGTTTGTCTGTTAGAAAACAATTATGTAAATGTGACAAGATATGATAAGTAAGGTAAGATATGTTTTGAAAAACCAAATCACCAAGAAGTCAAAATCACAATATCTGTTTCACATATTTGCTTTTTTGTGAAATGTATATGTTGTAAATGTTAACAGAAATGTTGACTCAATATTAACTTAATATcttttttacacacaaaaaaaaaaaaagtaaaataaaatacaattattatACATGAAGCCGGTTGACATAACATTGATTTGTTTTGCAGAAGAGTAAGAGAAGTAATTTGAATATGACAATTTTAGATCGATCAGTAACATGTAATGCTGTAgatttaattattatatagCTGCTCCAACATGAATTAACAGAATATGGAGAAGAGATGGGATTGCATTAGTCTCCAGTTCTTCCCATTCCTTTTGGAACATGGTAAATATGCAATTTTgtcagtgatgatgatgatgtcttttttaaattattgattgtacttttttttttacatcgtgTGTGTCTCattgtacatttttcattattttcatgttcaaaatgaatattaaaaaaaacaaaacatgcattaTATTTGTAATGGTGTGATTCTTGAACAAACCAACCTTGGGGAACTGGTAGGTGATCTGAGGTTCGTAGCTGTTGCCATCTTTGTTCTTCTTGAGGCTGACCACCACCAAGTACTCGAAAAAGTACTGACCACTCGCAAAACGTCGTTGCCTGGTTGCTTTGTCTTCCCCTATCAGGCCAAGTGCATCAGGAGGATCTTGGTCTTTCATTTCTtcaaaaacaattgaaaattGCCGATTGACTCTTTGAATTGCTAGCATATCAACATAATAAGCACaatcaaatgcattttaaattgGATTCAATCTGAAGATAAATTTGAGCCCATGATTTTGTACACCTTTTACacgttatttacaaaataagcaTTGAAATCAAATACTGTAAGATCATATACTGAATCTTgatttaagcaaaaaaaaacttcagttaATCTCCATCAATGACTAACGTAACCACTAATCCTTAACACAGGCTGACAAACTACATTCCTTTGAAATCAAAAGTAAAACTCATTGGTAACTGTTGGATTGCTTGGGGGGCGGAGCCACAAAATTACAATTTGTCATTTATTGGTATTGCCAACATtgacaaactaataaaaactcgaAATGTCCAAGAGCAAAACACTACTTCCACAATGTGTAAATGAGATTTAACAGAATAAGAAATATTATATTACAGTTAATAAATTAAGCATCTCATTTTACTAAGCAGAACCAGTAAAAATGGAAGAAACTGCAAAGAGCTTGTGACACACGTTTTTGACTGCTTTaaataattcaaccataatttcaaCACAAATGTCCATCACAAACTATTAAATACTTATAATACAagttaaagaagaagaagaaaaaaaagggacaaaGTACAGTGTACTGTCTAGATGTGTTTGGACATCAATGTGGTTAAATGATGGAAAACTTACTATCTCTTTTGCCTTTGCGGAAAGAAGACCACATAGCACTTAACCTCTTGAGGGCTTTTGGTCTTCCTCCACTCCCATCTTCACCTGGGATGGTGCCTGTTGGGGAAATTATGGCAACTACACACTTGCTATTGAAATATTCAAAATCTAGATTTGGGACACACATCAAATACATGATCTTTTCATAGATTATAATATGCTATGTAGCACCATATATCCCAGGGTTGGCCAAGTTGGGTCGTCGGGAGCCGCTATCCAGCCGGTttcccatgtttctctccactaatgCACCTGAttgatgatcaggatcgttagcaCGCATCTGCAaaacttgctgatgagctgatcatgagaATCAGCtggagggagacgtggaaaacAGGATGGATAGCGGCTCTCCGGGACCCGACTTGGCCACCACGGATACGGACTCATGACGGGTTTTCAGCAATTCACAATTTGGTTGTATGGAAATGAGCACACATCCACGTCTAAAGACAATTCATTTAGAGCATGGCTGCCCAACCTGTTTTTCCCTAAGTTCTACTGTTGAAGTAGCCAAACatctgtgatcttttttttttcgtgttaaaaatcaattatgattattttttttttaaatcgttggGGATGTGTGGAGAGGTTTGTGGATGTGCATTTATCCACTACAGTATTGTCAGTGGATGTGCGGAAACCAGCAGCGTCCACTCAATTCGTGGATTGACCCACACAACAAACATGTCGCACACAcgctagggatgcacgataatatcggtgaccgataattatcggcaattatcgccCAATCTTGACGTTAtacagataaaccggataatagAGACATTTGCTGAAAATTGTCGACAACtaccgaccaatttgatttcatccagataaaccggataataaagaaatttgccgaaaatgaTTGGCAacaatcgaccaatttgatttcatacagataacccggataatagagaaatctgccgataattattggcaattattgatcaatttgatttcaattgtattcaagtaaattttgcaaacGGTTATCggtttacttatcggttatcgacatcgacaCTTTCGAAATGATTGctttatcggttgaaaatagcattatcgtgcatccctagttagcGCACAGCCTGACGCGTGAGCGAAAATTTCAGGCCGCCAACACAGCGCAGCCCCGTATTTGAAGGGATGGGAAGTGAGCTTTTACTAACGTAAAAAGGGgttttctttgaaaaaaatgacaacttttgAATGTAATCTATaagaacacacaaacacaaacccaCTTTTTGTAGAGCATCGTTTTGCGGCATATAAAACGTGACTGACTTACCGCCAACATCCGAGATCAAGTTACTTTTGGGCTGCTCGCCTAGAAAACACAGAAACTTTAGCTGAGTTTACAGATTTTAAAATGAGTTTTTCCCAACAGACGCTTAATTGTCAAGAGTACAGCAACGCATCAGACGCATACGAAACCTTTTCTGGCATAACGCAACCACTTGTGTTCTAATTATTTTATTGACATGGCACCAAAAAGTTGTATTGACAACAGAGACTCAACAGCACCAAAACTCACTGTGAGATTGATTAGGTTTGATTCCAGCTACTTTGAAAGACTTTTAAGGAAAGTTCAGCCAACACGCTCCATAATATTGATCGCGTTGAGCCAAAAAGTAGTaagaactaggggtgttaaaaaaaatcgattcggcaatatatcgcgatacaacagcatgcaattctcgaatcgattcaataggcagctgaatcgattttttaacatccatttttgatgaaaaactaactctcacaccttaagcatggaagaatgttatattaatggaaaattaagcctt is a genomic window of Festucalex cinctus isolate MCC-2025b chromosome 2, RoL_Fcin_1.0, whole genome shotgun sequence containing:
- the dennd2da gene encoding DENN/MADD domain containing 2Da isoform X2, translating into MRANDPDHQSGALVERNMGNRLDSGSRRPNLANPGIYGTIPGEDGSGGRPKALKRLSAMWSSFRKGKRDKMKDQDPPDALGLIGEDKATRQRRFASGQYFFEYLVVVSLKKNKDGNSYEPQITYQFPKRDGMAKFQKEEEERTLKAITLFCFPEGIKWAPLTEYHSETFSFVLTEIDGSRRNGYCRRLLPGGKGARPPEAYCIISSLACFGLFSKIFDEVEKRRQISMAMIYPFMQKLREAPFPAPGNTVEIKSFIPESGTEIIRLTRPLDSWLEHVNFEVLFSCLTDEEVLLVFAAAVLERRIVFIADELGTLSQVIHAVAALLYPFTWQHTFISIVPEILIDVVMAPTPYLLGVQKRLLDLVTDQSDLLIVDLSENKKKTFIVSIGDEHSILPPKLQLEIREALGRRREDSSTEDLNRVVSEAFLLFFVKTVGHYMSYVKCSPARGQRVFEKRSFYKAIESKTTRHFVKKFIQTQMFDLFIQEVEQQQTGPQQGIFHKKIVEYQEKKKKEKTKKH
- the dennd2da gene encoding DENN/MADD domain containing 2Da isoform X1 gives rise to the protein MDATSQHTHESQPLSRNHKRSFSLSSLSIKKRNTNIEEGGVSQRRGAWSFSSARAFSTRETCQDGATASQLHSTRVQINKTGEQPKSNLISDVGGTIPGEDGSGGRPKALKRLSAMWSSFRKGKRDKMKDQDPPDALGLIGEDKATRQRRFASGQYFFEYLVVVSLKKNKDGNSYEPQITYQFPKRDGMAKFQKEEEERTLKAITLFCFPEGIKWAPLTEYHSETFSFVLTEIDGSRRNGYCRRLLPGGKGARPPEAYCIISSLACFGLFSKIFDEVEKRRQISMAMIYPFMQKLREAPFPAPGNTVEIKSFIPESGTEIIRLTRPLDSWLEHVNFEVLFSCLTDEEVLLVFAAAVLERRIVFIADELGTLSQVIHAVAALLYPFTWQHTFISIVPEILIDVVMAPTPYLLGVQKRLLDLVTDQSDLLIVDLSENKKKTFIVSIGDEHSILPPKLQLEIREALGRRREDSSTEDLNRVVSEAFLLFFVKTVGHYMSYVKCSPARGQRVFEKRSFYKAIESKTTRHFVKKFIQTQMFDLFIQEVEQQQTGPQQGIFHKKIVEYQEKKKKEKTKKH
- the dennd2da gene encoding DENN/MADD domain containing 2Da isoform X3, giving the protein MSETVTRRRTGRRLADFRSRWSEQPKSNLISDVGGTIPGEDGSGGRPKALKRLSAMWSSFRKGKRDKMKDQDPPDALGLIGEDKATRQRRFASGQYFFEYLVVVSLKKNKDGNSYEPQITYQFPKRDGMAKFQKEEEERTLKAITLFCFPEGIKWAPLTEYHSETFSFVLTEIDGSRRNGYCRRLLPGGKGARPPEAYCIISSLACFGLFSKIFDEVEKRRQISMAMIYPFMQKLREAPFPAPGNTVEIKSFIPESGTEIIRLTRPLDSWLEHVNFEVLFSCLTDEEVLLVFAAAVLERRIVFIADELGTLSQVIHAVAALLYPFTWQHTFISIVPEILIDVVMAPTPYLLGVQKRLLDLVTDQSDLLIVDLSENKKKTFIVSIGDEHSILPPKLQLEIREALGRRREDSSTEDLNRVVSEAFLLFFVKTVGHYMSYVKCSPARGQRVFEKRSFYKAIESKTTRHFVKKFIQTQMFDLFIQEVEQQQTGPQQGIFHKKIVEYQEKKKKEKTKKH
- the dennd2da gene encoding DENN/MADD domain containing 2Da isoform X4, whose product is MWSSFRKGKRDKMKDQDPPDALGLIGEDKATRQRRFASGQYFFEYLVVVSLKKNKDGNSYEPQITYQFPKRDGMAKFQKEEEERTLKAITLFCFPEGIKWAPLTEYHSETFSFVLTEIDGSRRNGYCRRLLPGGKGARPPEAYCIISSLACFGLFSKIFDEVEKRRQISMAMIYPFMQKLREAPFPAPGNTVEIKSFIPESGTEIIRLTRPLDSWLEHVNFEVLFSCLTDEEVLLVFAAAVLERRIVFIADELGTLSQVIHAVAALLYPFTWQHTFISIVPEILIDVVMAPTPYLLGVQKRLLDLVTDQSDLLIVDLSENKKKTFIVSIGDEHSILPPKLQLEIREALGRRREDSSTEDLNRVVSEAFLLFFVKTVGHYMSYVKCSPARGQRVFEKRSFYKAIESKTTRHFVKKFIQTQMFDLFIQEVEQQQTGPQQGIFHKKIVEYQEKKKKEKTKKH